The DNA region CTTTTTAGAGGGGAGTCAAGACGTGCCGGTGGCCGTGAATTGGGCGGATGGCAAGGGCTGTCCTGGATAATTCCCCCCACTAAGCAACATAGTTGCTCTTGAGAGGGGTGCCCGCTTAAAGCGGGCGGGGTGTGTGACCCAAATCACTCAACAGATCCGGGTAATATCATCGTGACAAATCCTGAATCGGACTATCAAAACTTCTCTTTCCGCCTGACCGGCAGTTGCGGCGCGGCGCGCGCCGGAGTGCTGAGCACCCCGCATGGCGAGGTCGAGACCCCGGTGTTCATGCCCGTGGGCACTCAGGCCACGGTCAAGACCCTCACTCCGGCCGACCTGAACGGCATGGGCGTGCAGATCGTGCTGGCCAACA from bacterium includes:
- a CDS encoding tRNA-guanine transglycosylase — encoded protein: MTGSCGAARAGVLSTPHGEVETPVFMPVGTQATVKTLTPADLNGMGVQIVLAN